From a single Candidatus Thorarchaeota archaeon genomic region:
- a CDS encoding OPT/YSL family transporter — protein sequence MLKDRRSTRTTLAGLFGAGLFYVFVVMCEGRWYDPSVISAGIIEGTLLIASLRHERVTKRDLGVSGLFIILFLGTSLGVGVFTEMTIMGISGIIIYLGALVEPKFPLTKRAIVTGIGVGIVMTFLGIYLALKLGMVYFVGAEMLGALVLGAKGEYTKEENTIVVAIANGASMISIGVLITFPAIEIFAPDVAASLITYPFIVFVTGTSAIFGLLLLAPFREQFEREPWPQVKPQAECIISMGLDKDAKKDVAEGVLISAAWVGAAKVAEASTGESLSTFPYMIKSTIPSAAAIPNWIGMSNSPLIAAIGYFVGWKRTLTLILGSLMTLMIWIFLEGAQPISYSAHLHRPEILYLALGIFATVIAGDFATSRKDDSLTYDRFEQMFIERTKNQQQDLSLIIDWPHKVSEEPRLLRVKEELFSLQTFKEDFRQLIENPREFLRARNGQVPVWVALVSIILFMIIGTVVFFVLRPFAGLEIHWLLFILGSPLALVSAYFTARAISETGMLAGYISDIIAIPAILFFRTTFQAVTTFMSMLGALQDAAVALLVHLKLGKLTGVRGRDIFKAVFLGMMLGTFVGSLMTYMVYSTYHFGTAEFPAPAAQLFGFLVLSLQGLGHLMLPGMDSPIFQGVHPIIQFVYLLSFGVIGYLVGREVHKRGSSPISLVVGLLIPPATSVTMLIGAFIDYQQKKKSGETIDMYPDRIESAEMQQDRTSRILSGIVAGEAIVTVVWVIWNVIMLLL from the coding sequence TTGCTTAAAGACCGTAGATCAACTCGAACAACATTGGCAGGTCTATTTGGTGCGGGGTTGTTCTATGTCTTTGTGGTCATGTGTGAGGGCCGCTGGTACGATCCAAGTGTTATCTCAGCAGGGATAATAGAGGGCACTCTTCTAATCGCATCTCTGAGACACGAACGGGTGACAAAGAGAGATTTGGGAGTGAGTGGCCTATTCATCATACTATTTCTTGGAACAAGTCTTGGTGTGGGCGTCTTTACTGAAATGACCATAATGGGTATCAGCGGAATCATAATCTATCTTGGTGCATTGGTAGAACCCAAGTTCCCATTAACAAAGAGAGCAATAGTCACAGGGATTGGTGTGGGTATTGTGATGACATTTTTGGGCATCTATCTTGCTCTCAAATTGGGAATGGTGTACTTTGTGGGAGCCGAGATGCTCGGAGCATTAGTTCTGGGTGCTAAGGGGGAATACACCAAGGAAGAGAACACAATAGTCGTAGCAATAGCGAATGGGGCATCTATGATATCTATTGGCGTACTCATTACATTTCCGGCAATAGAGATTTTCGCACCAGATGTGGCGGCAAGTCTAATCACGTATCCATTTATCGTCTTTGTGACTGGAACAAGTGCGATCTTTGGACTATTGCTACTTGCACCCTTTAGAGAACAGTTTGAGAGAGAACCGTGGCCACAAGTTAAACCTCAAGCCGAGTGCATAATATCAATGGGGCTTGACAAGGATGCCAAGAAGGATGTAGCAGAAGGAGTGTTGATATCAGCAGCATGGGTCGGTGCGGCAAAAGTAGCCGAGGCGTCAACTGGAGAATCACTCTCAACATTCCCGTACATGATTAAGTCGACTATCCCATCTGCTGCCGCAATCCCAAATTGGATAGGGATGAGCAATTCACCGCTTATCGCCGCAATTGGATACTTTGTGGGATGGAAACGAACGCTCACGCTTATTTTAGGGAGCCTTATGACACTGATGATCTGGATCTTTTTGGAGGGCGCTCAACCAATCTCGTATAGTGCACATCTTCACAGACCCGAGATACTCTATCTTGCGTTAGGAATCTTTGCAACAGTCATCGCAGGAGATTTTGCAACCAGTAGAAAAGATGATTCGCTGACCTACGATCGGTTTGAACAGATGTTCATCGAACGCACTAAAAACCAACAACAGGATTTGTCGCTCATAATAGATTGGCCTCATAAGGTTTCAGAAGAACCACGATTATTGCGTGTCAAGGAGGAACTCTTCTCATTACAGACGTTTAAGGAGGACTTCCGACAACTTATAGAGAATCCGCGAGAGTTCCTGCGAGCCAGAAATGGTCAAGTCCCAGTATGGGTTGCCCTCGTATCAATAATCCTGTTCATGATCATTGGTACAGTAGTCTTTTTCGTACTACGACCATTTGCCGGATTGGAGATTCACTGGCTTCTGTTCATACTGGGATCGCCATTAGCATTGGTTTCGGCATATTTCACAGCACGGGCAATCAGCGAAACGGGAATGCTTGCTGGATACATTTCAGATATTATAGCGATTCCAGCAATATTATTCTTCAGAACCACATTCCAAGCTGTCACTACGTTCATGTCCATGTTGGGAGCACTTCAGGATGCTGCCGTCGCGTTACTTGTACATCTGAAACTCGGAAAACTCACAGGGGTTCGAGGAAGAGATATCTTCAAAGCCGTATTTTTAGGAATGATGCTGGGAACGTTCGTTGGCTCGTTAATGACATATATGGTCTATTCCACATATCATTTTGGTACTGCCGAGTTCCCTGCACCAGCAGCCCAGCTTTTTGGATTTCTTGTGCTAAGTCTTCAGGGGCTTGGGCATCTCATGTTACCAGGCATGGACAGCCCCATCTTTCAGGGAGTGCATCCGATTATTCAGTTCGTGTACCTGCTATCGTTTGGAGTGATCGGGTATCTAGTTGGTCGGGAAGTTCACAAACGTGGGTCAAGTCCCATCAGTCTGGTCGTGGGCCTGCTGATACCCCCTGCAACATCAGTAACCATGCTCATCGGCGCATTTATTGACTACCAACAAAAGAAGAAATCCGGGGAAACAATAGATATGTATCCCGATCGAATCGAGAGCGCAGAGATGCAACAGGATAGGACAAGTCGAATTCTTAGCGGGATTGTTGCAGGTGAGGCAATAGTGACGGTTGTCTGGGTAATCTGGAACGTAATCATGCTACTGCTATGA
- a CDS encoding DUF167 domain-containing protein: MEKTAIWEKQSRIFIRVLVRPNSRSKRFIEEITDTHISINLRGPAREGKANTELVKRLAKIIGISTSHIMIVTGHKSREKILAIEGPSVQEIIETLRL; this comes from the coding sequence ATGGAAAAAACCGCCATCTGGGAAAAACAGTCCCGCATATTCATACGTGTTCTTGTGAGACCCAACTCCAGGTCAAAACGATTTATTGAAGAGATCACAGATACTCACATCAGTATCAATCTTCGAGGGCCTGCCAGAGAAGGGAAGGCCAATACGGAACTCGTGAAAAGACTTGCAAAGATCATAGGAATATCAACGTCGCACATCATGATTGTCACGGGACACAAGTCAAGAGAAAAGATACTTGCGATCGAGGGACCATCAGTCCAAGAGATCATTGAAACGTTGAGATTGTAA
- a CDS encoding Lrp/AsnC ligand binding domain-containing protein, with product MAVVAFIMLKVRTDSTRGVLEKVKSFAETKQVHIIFGAYDMIVKAEFKDNDEMSRFVVDKLKSLDGVIETATNVCAI from the coding sequence ATGGCCGTTGTTGCTTTTATCATGCTCAAGGTTCGCACGGACTCTACAAGGGGTGTTCTTGAAAAGGTCAAGTCTTTTGCAGAGACAAAACAAGTTCATATCATCTTTGGGGCGTATGATATGATCGTAAAGGCCGAGTTCAAGGATAACGATGAGATGAGTCGTTTCGTTGTGGATAAATTGAAATCGCTTGATGGCGTTATAGAGACCGCCACAAATGTCTGCGCCATATAA
- a CDS encoding MFS transporter → MASDEYASDDDTGANASEPKTETEQYVPSRMNWLYVFAIGLGFFTTGVSWSVYNSYLPADFLPTFIVGDLQNTIIGAIMVLDNIFALFMQPWIGAHSDKTRTRWGRRMPYIMAGIPVAAAFFTLISYGWALGSFWLMFAMITIFNIAMAFYRAPVVALMPDLVPSEHRTKANGVINLMGGIGAIFAFLVASRIYKIHDPVIGAFLGVTAQQSGPVLTFLTTSIIMVVSLIVLFVAVKEPEIPPPDSKSGEIGIMEAIKQVSFAEDKSAIALLGAILMWFFGYNAIETWFTKYGNEVLGFLTADASFLLNGIAISFVVFAVPAGAIAVRVGRKNTIVAGLVIMIGSLTALWFVTDYITIILVLAVAGIGWAMVNVNSIVMVWQMLGQERLGAGTGLYYLASMSAAICGPLISGILFDLTSIAYLFPVSISFFVIALLLMVGVRTGEAHHEAIVETQV, encoded by the coding sequence ATGGCATCTGATGAATATGCTTCTGATGATGATACAGGTGCAAATGCATCTGAACCTAAAACTGAAACTGAGCAGTACGTCCCCTCACGGATGAATTGGCTCTACGTCTTTGCGATCGGTCTTGGATTTTTCACCACTGGTGTGAGCTGGAGTGTTTACAACAGCTATCTGCCGGCCGACTTTCTCCCTACTTTTATTGTGGGCGATTTACAGAATACCATTATTGGCGCAATTATGGTTCTGGATAATATCTTCGCATTGTTTATGCAACCTTGGATTGGAGCCCATTCTGACAAGACGAGAACTCGTTGGGGGCGGCGAATGCCCTATATCATGGCGGGGATTCCTGTCGCCGCAGCCTTCTTTACGCTCATATCTTATGGTTGGGCCTTGGGAAGCTTCTGGCTTATGTTTGCAATGATCACGATCTTCAACATTGCCATGGCATTCTATCGCGCACCAGTCGTGGCACTTATGCCTGATCTTGTTCCCTCGGAACATCGGACCAAAGCGAATGGTGTGATCAATCTAATGGGCGGCATTGGTGCTATCTTTGCCTTCTTGGTGGCCTCTCGAATCTACAAGATACACGATCCGGTGATTGGTGCATTCCTTGGTGTTACTGCACAACAGTCAGGTCCAGTATTGACCTTCTTGACGACCAGCATTATCATGGTTGTTTCTCTGATTGTACTCTTCGTTGCAGTCAAAGAACCAGAGATCCCCCCTCCTGATTCCAAATCTGGTGAGATTGGCATCATGGAGGCAATCAAGCAGGTTTCTTTTGCAGAGGACAAGTCCGCCATTGCGCTTCTCGGAGCCATTCTGATGTGGTTCTTTGGATACAATGCTATAGAGACTTGGTTCACCAAATATGGAAACGAGGTCCTTGGCTTTTTGACTGCTGATGCCTCATTTCTACTGAATGGGATTGCGATCTCCTTTGTCGTCTTTGCAGTGCCTGCGGGTGCTATTGCGGTGAGGGTGGGGCGAAAGAACACTATTGTTGCGGGTCTTGTCATTATGATTGGATCACTGACGGCTCTCTGGTTTGTTACCGACTATATCACTATCATTCTGGTGCTTGCTGTTGCAGGTATCGGTTGGGCAATGGTTAATGTGAACTCCATCGTCATGGTCTGGCAGATGCTTGGCCAAGAGCGTCTTGGTGCTGGTACTGGACTCTACTATTTGGCAAGTATGTCGGCTGCGATTTGTGGGCCATTGATCTCCGGAATCCTCTTTGATCTGACCTCCATCGCGTATCTGTTTCCGGTATCCATTAGCTTCTTTGTGATTGCTCTACTACTCATGGTTGGAGTTCGAACTGGCGAGGCTCATCATGAGGCAATTGTTGAAACCCAAGTGTGA
- a CDS encoding chloride channel protein: MTRDRVDSLRLKIKSIRSEQNLVLNALAALTGAVSGAVAVVFRLAVYWLSVAFSIIPDYIGIIGWIIVPVIGSLFSGFLTTRFAPEASGHGVPEVMESYVLEGGKIRPRVPIIKTIASAFTIGSGGSCGREGPIAQIGSGTGSSLAQLFKLGRRDTRTLVVCGLASGIASIFTAPLGGALFGLEVLVGELSGVSVIPVILASVIGVAIVNGFFGPDASSLSAPSLTLTSYSELIFYFIMGLMFGVISKVWVKILYVFEEFFTHLRTSDYFKPALGGLGIGLLGAWVVVLEWNFKYSGIFTTNSAYVPAVMGSGYAFINAALIGSVPFLALITFGFLKMFATAFSIGSGGSGGVFAPTLFMGAGIGGAFGIIFNMIAPDIALHPMAYALVGMAAMFAGAAHVPVTCIVMTMEMTGDYNLILPLMIAVASSYMLAVTIMPESIYTEKLRMRGINLKRGLYIDALRSITVKQIMTREPVVLSPDMTADDALRVLNKTHHTKFPVVDSDGNLVGTVIAEDLEKRYDSEGNPLKVRNLMMQKFLTVNLDTTMDEVLHAMMKQLEGHAVVLDPSNPHKMLGFITKTDVFRAYESAIASLRLEGSIEECIPVFTDKV; this comes from the coding sequence ATGACACGCGACCGAGTTGATTCACTAAGACTCAAAATCAAAAGCATTCGTTCCGAGCAGAATCTTGTACTAAATGCGCTAGCAGCTCTTACTGGTGCAGTTTCTGGAGCCGTGGCTGTAGTATTTCGGCTTGCCGTGTACTGGCTCTCTGTTGCCTTTTCCATTATTCCTGATTATATCGGCATAATAGGCTGGATTATCGTTCCGGTAATTGGCTCTCTATTTAGTGGATTTCTCACAACTAGGTTCGCCCCCGAGGCCAGTGGCCATGGGGTTCCTGAAGTAATGGAATCCTATGTTCTAGAAGGCGGCAAAATACGTCCGCGTGTTCCCATCATTAAGACCATTGCCTCTGCTTTTACTATTGGCTCAGGTGGGTCCTGTGGGCGTGAAGGCCCGATTGCTCAGATAGGTTCAGGTACTGGATCAAGTCTTGCCCAACTGTTCAAACTTGGTCGCCGTGATACTCGAACGTTAGTGGTCTGTGGACTCGCATCAGGTATTGCCTCAATCTTCACAGCACCTCTTGGTGGTGCCCTATTTGGTCTCGAAGTCCTCGTTGGTGAGTTGTCAGGCGTTTCCGTAATTCCTGTCATTCTTGCATCTGTCATTGGTGTTGCCATTGTGAATGGGTTCTTTGGTCCTGACGCCTCTTCGCTCAGTGCTCCCTCTCTAACACTGACTAGCTACTCAGAATTAATCTTCTATTTCATTATGGGCCTGATGTTCGGGGTGATCAGCAAGGTCTGGGTCAAGATCCTCTATGTCTTTGAGGAATTCTTTACCCATCTTAGAACATCTGATTATTTCAAGCCCGCCCTTGGTGGTCTGGGGATTGGTCTCTTGGGTGCATGGGTTGTTGTCTTAGAATGGAATTTCAAGTATTCTGGCATCTTTACCACTAACTCTGCGTATGTTCCAGCAGTGATGGGGAGTGGTTACGCATTCATTAATGCCGCATTAATAGGATCAGTTCCATTCTTGGCACTAATCACCTTTGGATTTCTCAAGATGTTCGCCACAGCCTTTTCCATTGGTTCAGGTGGTTCAGGCGGTGTCTTCGCACCCACCCTGTTCATGGGTGCAGGAATCGGCGGTGCTTTTGGTATTATCTTTAATATGATCGCTCCCGATATTGCTCTGCATCCCATGGCTTATGCCTTGGTTGGGATGGCAGCCATGTTTGCAGGTGCAGCTCATGTTCCAGTTACTTGTATCGTCATGACCATGGAGATGACTGGTGATTATAATCTCATTCTCCCCCTGATGATTGCAGTCGCTAGCTCCTATATGCTTGCTGTTACAATCATGCCTGAGAGTATCTATACCGAAAAACTCCGGATGCGTGGTATCAACCTCAAACGTGGCCTCTATATCGATGCTCTTCGCAGTATTACTGTGAAGCAGATCATGACTCGTGAGCCTGTGGTTCTCTCCCCGGATATGACCGCTGATGATGCTCTTCGCGTATTGAATAAGACGCATCACACCAAGTTCCCAGTTGTGGATTCAGATGGTAATCTTGTTGGCACCGTTATTGCAGAGGACTTGGAGAAACGATATGATTCGGAAGGCAATCCTCTCAAAGTACGTAACCTTATGATGCAGAAGTTTCTCACTGTTAATCTTGACACTACTATGGATGAGGTACTTCATGCGATGATGAAACAACTGGAAGGCCATGCAGTAGTACTCGACCCCAGCAATCCACACAAGATGTTAGGATTCATCACAAAGACTGATGTCTTTAGGGCATACGAGTCTGCTATTGCCTCACTTCGACTTGAGGGGTCTATTGAGGAGTGTATTCCCGTATTTACTGATAAGGTATAA
- a CDS encoding TPMT family class I SAM-dependent methyltransferase, with protein MLRMLMVNDNPTCVICGKPFTDHDPGIPILGWALDIIGTKGFAHYLCVSQLANETSYLRGIAPWDIGQPHPALVDLVEQKKLPLGSVFEPGPGRGDNALYLASKGYDVTTSDISPSAVEALRRRARDLGLSLNVIQAEVIYGLNSLTGKFDIVFERSFLQTLPPLMRSRYIDRVALLLHEGGIYVGIIRGPRDPPPVTQPYAFTKQEILELFAPRFDIIEVAPTVSGHDDNELTFWLVQARLKT; from the coding sequence ATGCTGCGGATGCTTATGGTTAACGACAACCCGACATGCGTGATATGTGGGAAGCCATTTACCGACCATGATCCAGGTATTCCTATTCTTGGTTGGGCCCTTGATATAATTGGGACCAAAGGATTCGCACATTATCTGTGTGTCAGTCAATTAGCAAACGAAACCAGCTATCTCCGTGGGATCGCTCCTTGGGATATTGGCCAGCCACATCCAGCGCTTGTAGATCTTGTCGAACAAAAGAAATTACCTCTTGGATCCGTGTTCGAGCCGGGCCCGGGTCGTGGTGATAATGCGCTCTATCTCGCCTCGAAAGGATATGATGTCACAACCTCTGACATCTCCCCTTCAGCTGTAGAAGCACTACGAAGACGGGCTCGGGATCTGGGCCTCTCGCTAAATGTCATTCAGGCTGAGGTCATATACGGTCTCAATTCTCTCACCGGCAAATTCGATATTGTCTTTGAGCGCTCATTTCTGCAGACACTTCCCCCTCTGATGCGCTCCCGCTACATAGATCGGGTTGCCTTACTTCTTCACGAAGGCGGAATATATGTTGGGATCATCCGTGGCCCGCGTGACCCCCCTCCTGTCACTCAACCTTATGCGTTCACAAAACAGGAGATACTCGAACTATTTGCTCCACGGTTTGATATAATCGAGGTCGCTCCTACTGTTTCAGGGCACGATGATAATGAACTGACCTTCTGGCTTGTCCAAGCCCGGCTTAAGACATAG
- a CDS encoding MFS transporter codes for MKTETIQFMAGAAVLSAFTYIPILARDHLGVDEFYVTLLVGTYAAASFISSYIFGRAGDIYGRRIVLRLGLLLSGATFGLLWFATNPVLLFIIRISNGFSVGIYPGALAAYAHDSKMKMGHFATFGSMGWGIGTIIAGVAAGFNIHYAFAISSLFFMLAFGSALTLPKVHRVKVPVPLFPVETFKRNAAIYAAVFIRHSSAFAIWTLWPLFLADLGGDLIMIGIVQAANSVSQVVFMATVTDRMACKKLVTLGLIGSAVTFFWFTLARNIFEIIPSQILLGASWAFLYVGALKYVTERNIEKSTASGLLSSVLSIAGVFGPIYATVLYALWPDYHPIMYFAVIMSFLALVLFRVASRGKETVSVPNNIDETPTMS; via the coding sequence GTGAAGACAGAGACTATCCAATTCATGGCGGGTGCAGCGGTTCTATCGGCGTTCACATACATTCCCATCCTTGCGCGGGATCATCTTGGTGTGGATGAATTCTATGTCACACTTCTTGTCGGCACGTATGCAGCAGCGTCGTTCATCTCAAGTTACATCTTTGGCCGTGCGGGGGATATCTATGGTAGACGGATAGTTCTCAGATTAGGTCTCCTTCTCTCTGGAGCCACATTCGGGCTGTTATGGTTTGCAACAAACCCGGTCTTGCTCTTTATCATCAGAATATCAAATGGCTTCTCGGTCGGCATATATCCCGGAGCACTGGCTGCATATGCTCACGACTCTAAGATGAAGATGGGGCACTTTGCCACGTTTGGAAGCATGGGCTGGGGAATTGGAACCATAATCGCAGGTGTTGCAGCAGGTTTCAATATTCACTATGCCTTTGCGATCTCGAGTCTCTTTTTCATGCTGGCGTTTGGCAGTGCGTTGACGCTACCTAAAGTTCACCGAGTCAAAGTTCCCGTGCCATTATTTCCGGTCGAAACATTCAAACGAAATGCGGCAATCTATGCTGCGGTCTTCATAAGACACAGCAGCGCTTTTGCAATATGGACACTGTGGCCGCTCTTTCTTGCAGACTTGGGAGGGGATCTTATAATGATCGGCATTGTACAAGCGGCGAACTCTGTGTCCCAAGTAGTATTCATGGCAACAGTCACAGATCGTATGGCCTGCAAGAAGCTGGTCACTCTTGGTCTCATTGGGAGCGCAGTCACATTCTTCTGGTTCACATTGGCCAGAAATATATTCGAAATAATTCCCTCACAAATCCTGCTTGGAGCATCATGGGCATTCCTCTATGTTGGTGCTCTCAAATACGTGACCGAGCGAAATATTGAGAAGTCAACCGCCTCCGGTCTGCTCTCATCAGTTCTATCAATAGCAGGTGTCTTTGGCCCCATCTATGCAACAGTGTTGTATGCGCTCTGGCCGGATTACCATCCGATCATGTATTTTGCAGTCATAATGTCATTCCTTGCACTTGTGCTATTTCGTGTGGCAAGTCGTGGCAAAGAAACAGTATCGGTCCCCAATAATATAGATGAGACCCCTACTATGTCTTAA
- a CDS encoding NfeD family protein, with the protein MAKLSPGLKFVVINLDDFVILVIALAIIYWLLPIYFVPLALILVVGFIILIAVKYRLLYTALNDEPRNYDVTEMIGEAISTITPSEGHIRLGAEIWHARSKDIEIPAGSRVRVVSRDGMVLQVTPIDPH; encoded by the coding sequence ATGGCCAAACTATCACCAGGACTAAAGTTCGTTGTAATCAATTTGGACGATTTCGTAATCTTAGTTATTGCTCTAGCTATTATCTATTGGCTTCTTCCAATCTACTTTGTTCCACTTGCTCTAATTCTGGTAGTGGGTTTCATCATCCTAATTGCAGTCAAGTATCGCCTTCTCTATACAGCCCTTAATGACGAGCCACGAAACTATGATGTCACTGAAATGATTGGTGAGGCGATCTCTACGATCACTCCTTCTGAGGGGCATATCCGTCTCGGTGCTGAGATCTGGCACGCACGTTCTAAGGATATTGAGATACCTGCTGGTTCACGAGTGCGTGTGGTCAGTCGAGACGGAATGGTGTTGCAGGTCACTCCTATAGATCCCCATTGA
- a CDS encoding glycoside hydrolase, which yields MQSVPDRGNRSYQLAQTGEEIVAFSHNVLLSTDDTRYAHHVEVTMALGNPDEIYIGWKNSETHNGGGASVSWVRSADSGRTWSKPVDMRDFGSENTRQSDPWMVWRDGVIYYAYLEYGTYSSFSQITLAKSEDNGTTWDLACASYGAYFADKETMAISKNGTIYIAYDDVDMSNNGNVTVKLSKSTNDGGCSLMLQISPTLQRLATSGRTWQSTTMELCMWHGHISWVADSEYGNILFDRSQDGGASFGNDTIVNTDGKYARFRNVDNHPSRVTLPVLRFDEHGRLYLLWADTYPDTETFDVYLRYSDDKGMTWSDRIRVNDRTSGDQWNPELAIDKTGNLHIAYYSQEGAYYRPVYRRVSFTGTNRTTPQFGAEIPIASEHTSNVFSRPGEYLGIQVDDSNRVHVAWADGRNNEMDVFYAYGMTTVSNTTSVTTTTTTTNTTTVPTENPDSTWLAVLVITTSIVIVIAIVIYLRHRR from the coding sequence TTGCAGTCTGTACCAGACAGAGGCAACAGGTCATACCAGCTCGCACAGACAGGAGAGGAGATCGTTGCATTCTCACACAACGTCTTGCTCTCAACAGACGATACACGATATGCACACCATGTCGAGGTGACAATGGCACTCGGAAACCCCGATGAGATATACATAGGTTGGAAAAATTCAGAAACACATAATGGAGGAGGCGCCTCAGTAAGCTGGGTCAGAAGCGCGGATAGTGGTAGAACATGGAGCAAACCTGTGGATATGAGGGATTTTGGAAGCGAGAACACACGACAATCAGACCCATGGATGGTATGGCGTGATGGAGTCATATATTATGCATACTTGGAATATGGGACCTACTCGAGTTTTTCACAGATAACGTTGGCAAAGAGCGAAGATAATGGTACAACATGGGATCTTGCCTGCGCATCATATGGAGCATATTTTGCGGATAAGGAAACTATGGCAATCTCAAAGAATGGAACAATCTATATTGCATATGATGACGTTGATATGTCCAACAACGGAAATGTCACAGTCAAGCTCTCCAAATCAACAAATGACGGGGGATGTTCTTTGATGTTGCAAATATCTCCGACTCTGCAGAGGCTGGCCACGTCGGGCCGTACTTGGCAATCGACAACGATGGAGTTGTGTATGTGGCATGGACATATTTCGTGGGTTGCGGACAGTGAGTATGGAAACATTCTGTTCGATCGCAGTCAGGATGGCGGAGCCAGCTTTGGGAATGATACTATTGTAAATACTGATGGTAAATACGCACGGTTTAGAAACGTCGATAACCATCCCAGTAGAGTGACCTTGCCAGTACTACGGTTTGACGAGCATGGCAGACTCTATCTACTCTGGGCCGACACGTATCCCGACACAGAAACATTTGACGTATATCTTCGATATTCTGACGATAAGGGCATGACGTGGAGCGATAGAATCAGAGTCAACGATAGGACCAGTGGAGATCAATGGAACCCCGAGTTAGCAATTGACAAGACCGGAAACTTGCATATTGCATACTATAGTCAAGAGGGGGCATACTATCGCCCAGTCTATAGAAGAGTATCATTTACAGGAACCAATAGAACTACGCCTCAATTCGGAGCGGAGATTCCGATAGCCAGCGAACACACTTCAAATGTATTTTCAAGGCCGGGAGAATATTTGGGCATCCAAGTCGACGATAGTAATCGTGTACATGTCGCCTGGGCAGATGGGCGAAATAACGAGATGGACGTGTTCTATGCGTATGGCATGACCACCGTATCAAACACCACATCAGTGACAACTACAACTACTACCACAAACACTACAACAGTTCCCACAGAGAATCCAGACTCCACATGGTTGGCGGTACTTGTAATCACAACCTCCATTGTCATTGTCATTGCCATAGTCATCTATCTCAGACATAGGAGATAG
- a CDS encoding caspase family protein: MKRTISAVILLGITFALLMPSLATAVDNRIIMRGGYGGGGGGPPTTTPTEIVYHTGTANRWAVIIGISDYEGSTNDLWDPDKDALEMAQILEGYGYNYAIALNDAGTADNIVLLLDWLITNEDANSDVVFFFSGHGSRVEDGTWDTDIESDGYDECIVSYDLVAVTDSYMASRFSELESTHFAAVYCSCHSGGMFDQSYETQSGSLYIAAAEADQYGWDYSTLENTLFFYYFGDQGLLNGPYDNLQDAFWYARPFVIAEQPDSCPIMLDNLGTPFYVK, translated from the coding sequence ATGAAACGGACAATATCGGCCGTAATCTTGTTGGGCATCACCTTTGCTCTCCTAATGCCATCGCTTGCAACAGCAGTTGACAATCGGATAATCATGAGGGGAGGTTATGGTGGTGGCGGTGGTGGTCCTCCGACAACCACCCCCACCGAGATTGTATATCACACAGGCACTGCCAACAGATGGGCGGTTATCATTGGAATCTCTGATTATGAAGGATCAACGAACGACCTTTGGGATCCTGATAAAGATGCATTAGAGATGGCCCAGATTCTTGAAGGCTACGGTTACAATTATGCCATTGCTCTCAATGATGCTGGAACCGCAGATAATATTGTATTATTGCTCGATTGGCTCATCACCAATGAGGATGCGAACTCTGATGTGGTATTCTTCTTCTCAGGACATGGCTCCCGTGTTGAAGATGGGACTTGGGACACTGACATCGAATCGGATGGTTATGATGAATGTATAGTGTCCTATGATCTCGTTGCAGTGACAGACTCGTACATGGCCAGTAGGTTTTCAGAGCTTGAGTCCACACACTTTGCAGCTGTCTATTGTAGTTGTCACAGTGGAGGTATGTTTGATCAGTCATATGAGACCCAGAGTGGATCTCTCTATATCGCAGCTGCAGAAGCCGATCAGTATGGTTGGGACTACAGCACTCTAGAGAATACACTGTTCTTCTACTACTTTGGTGATCAAGGACTTTTGAATGGCCCATACGACAATCTGCAAGATGCCTTCTGGTATGCAAGACCATTTGTCATAGCTGAACAGCCGGACAGCTGTCCAATAATGCTGGACAATCTGGGTACACCATTTTATGTCAAATGA